The segment CGCGCTATACCCACACATGCGGGTTTACGATAACATCGCCTTTGGCTTGCGGATGCGCCGCACACCAACTGATGAGATTGACCAACTCGTGCAGGACGCGGCGAAGGCGATGGAGATTGACCATCTGCTCAGGAGGAAGCCGCGGGAACTCAGTGGTGGGCAGCGACAACGGGTGGCATTAGCACGTGCCATCGTCAGGAATGCCCATGTATTCCTGCTTGATGAACCGCTCTCCAATCTCGACGCTAAATTGCGTGTGACGATGCGCACCGAACTCAAGCGGCTGCACGCTGAATTGGAAAAAACATTTGTCTATGTCACGCATGACCAAGCCGAATCGCTCATTATGTCGGATCGGATTGTAGTGCTTAATGAGGGTAAACTCCAACAACTGGGGACACCCGAAGAAATCTACAATCAGCCCGCCAATGCGTTCATCGCTGGCTTTGTTGGAAGTCCGCCGATGAATTTCTTCGATGGTCAGTTGCAAAACGGTGGGGATCAGTGGCTGGTAAAGGGCGAGGGATATACCTGTGAATTCACGCCGGCACCGACACAATGCCTGATTGAGAACGCTTCGGCAGAGGTACAGCTCGGGGTGCGTCCGGAAGATATCGAGGTGCTGACAAGCGAATCACCCACCGCCCAAGCCAACGTTGTGGTGCGAGAACCGTTGGGCAGTGATCTGTTTCTTACATTGGAATTAGAAGGTGTGACTTTCAAGGCGCGCACTCACCCCGATGCACGCATTGACCGCGGCGACACTGTGCCAATCCGTTTTAAGTCCACCAAGGTGCATTTGTTTAACCGCACCACAGGGGCAGCGTTGCTTGAGTATAGACAATAAAACAGCCGAAATCCCTCTACGGAATCTCTAGCGAGATTGTCGCCAAAAATGCTGCTTCCGTTCGTCGATTATGGGTCTGTGCGGCGACGACAGAGCCGTAGACATTGCCGAGATAGAAAATACCCCCAAGTGTCCCAAACGTCCAACCTTTGCGCGACGAAATGCCATTTTCGGAAAACCCGTCGTAAGCCGCCCACCCCAACACACCCAACAGAAACACAGTGAGCAGCGCATCGTTGGAGCGTCCAACATAGACCCTGCCGCTGCCGGGCAGGACAGTGGACAAAAATCCCGCTAGCAGCGGGCTTTTGGACGGAAGTTTTCTCCCATCTTCAGCGTATCTCTTGTACATTGAAGCACGATGACCAACGGTCTCCGGCAATCCACTCAAATCAAACTGGTCAAAGTGCTGAACCGTACCCTCCCACCGCTTCTGCATCAGCTTGTTCATGCCAATCAGTATCTGTGACTTCCAGTGATGCTCCTTTCCCTGAAACAGATCCTGCGATTCCTTGAGAAAGCGTACAGATTCGTCGTACTGTTCCATTAGGAAGTAGGTTGCGCCTAGCTCATATCGTGCTAAATTAGAGTTGGGCTGCGTTTGGAGGAGCGTTTCGAGCAATTGAACGGCGCGATCAGGTTGGCCGCCCAAACGATAGCTATCGGCGATTCGGCGCAAAACGTCATTCCGTGAAGCAGTCGGCTGAGAAAAGAGGTAACGTTGATACTCACCCGCTGCGCGGAGATAGTCGCCTTGGGCGTAAAGGTAATCTGCAAACTTGCGGATGTTTTCAGGCTGATAATAATCAATTGACGGGCTGTCTGCAAGTGCTATCAATGCAGGAAAAACGCAGCAGAGCACGGCAAGGAAAATGGCGTGACGACAAATCATCTTGTCAACGCCTCCTGTGAGTATGCCTCAACCGGATCAATGTACTTGCCGCTTACTTCGTCGAAGGGATAGTGCGTGTGGAGCGTAGTTCCGTTATCTCGCAGCAGACGGTCAGCGGTCAACAGTATACCGCGAAAGAACCCGTACTTTTGGATTGCACCCATCCCGAATCGAGAGCAACTCGGAGAGAAGTTGCAGACAGATTGGTCTTGCGTCGAAATGTATTTCTGATAAAGTCGAATAAGCCCGGTCGAAAATAGGCGAATCGGTGTCGACTCTCTGGGATTGAACGGAATAGCTTCCTGCCTGTGATGCGAGATTTGGATCGGATTTGCACCTGAGATGAAGGCGAGGTCACCAGCCTCCTCTGGCATGGAAGCCCAGCCCCACGACGAAGTACACAGAATTAGGATGATCCAGATACCGAATAGACGCATTACCATTTGACCTCCTTAATTTTCACAACTATGGGGATCCTGAACTTTCTAATTCGATTGGGCAGTTCGAGGTTTAATTGGGCGTTGTTTCTTCGGTTCCCGGAGTTCTCCGTCACTATCACATTTCACGCTATCTACATAAGAGGGGTCCGGATAACTGTCTCAAGAATGTGAGCACGTGGGGACTGTGAGACGAGAAACAGGATTAAATCCGCGACCTCTTCTGGCAAGGTTAAATGCGCGATGACATCCTCCGGGTGATTATCTCGGCGCATCTTGGTGTCGACGGGTCCTGGACACACCGCACTCGCTTTGACACCGTGCGGACGCCCTTCGTTATTCGTGGTCTCGGTAAAACCGACAACGCCAAATTTGGCGGCGCAGTACGCCCCGCCGTTGATGTGCCCAAATTTGCCGGAGACCGACGAGACGTTGACGATATGGCCGGACTTCCGCTCGCACATGTGACTGAACACTGCCTGTGTGCAGAGGAAGACGCCTTTGAGATTCACGGCGATATTGAGATCCCAATCTTCCTCGCGAATCTTGGGAATTGGGTTGTGGATGGCGACGCCCGCGTTGCTGACAAGAATATCGATCCTGCCAAATCTGTCGAGTGTCCGTTGCACCATCGCGTCCACCTGCGATTTTTGCGTTACATCAGTTGGTATTGCGAGGGTCTGCCGACCGAGCGCAGATACCTCGGCTGCGACAGCTTCAATCTCTGAGAGTGTTCGCGCCGCGAGCACCAGATCTGCACCCTCTCGCGCAAAGGCGAGCGCAGTTGATCTACCAATTCCGCGTCCACCACCGGTGATAATTGCAACTTGGTTTTCGAGTTTCATTTATTTTTCTGTCTCGACAGTGTTCTCTTTGATGTAATCGAAATTGATATCGTAGCCTAGCCCCGGTCCCTGCGGCAAATGGACATATCCCTCATCGTCCATGAAATCAATCTTTGAATGCAGCCAAGGCTCGACCTCATCATAGTCAATAAACGGGTGGAGGAGTCCCCGCTCGTAGAATTCACCGGGGATACCCATTGCGCCTAACACATGGAGATTCCCACCGCCGCCACCGTGTACCTCCATCGCCATGCCAAACGACTCTGCCAGATGCACGACTTTCATCAACGGTGTAATCCCTCCCACATCTCCCACGCCGCCTCGCAGGATGTCCGCAGCTCCGCGCAGAATCCACTCTGCTCTAGTGAACATCTTTCCCTCAGCGGTTTCGGGTCCTACAACCGGGATATCCAACTGTTCTGCCAACCACGCATAGGAAGAGGTGCTGTGTTCATCCATCGGCTCCTCAAACCAGTAGTAGTTGAGTTTCTCAAGTTCCCTGCCGATATAGAGTGCCTGCTCTCGACTGTAGTAATGGTAGCAGTCCAGCATCAGGGGAACATCGTTCCCAACCGCCTCTCGCACGGCGGCACACGCCTTGACATCCATCTTGGGGTCGGGAGCCCACGGAATGGGTGGCATCCAGGTGTGCAGCTTGATCGCCTTGTAGCCACGCTGTATGCACCACTCGGCGAATCGACCGTAGTCATCTGGGCTGCTAAGCCCGCCTGCCTCTTCGTCTCCACACATGGTGCTGGCGTAGGCGAGGACTTTGTCTCGATAGCCCCCCAGCAACTTATAGACCGGCTGATCAAAGCAGCGACCCGCGAGATCCCACAGTGCCATGTCCGCTACACCGACCACATTATCTGTGAGACTTCGATGGATTCGCTGCCAGTGCTTGAGCCGTTGCCATAGTTTTTCACGATAGAATGGATCTTCCCCAACCAGCGCGGGCTTAAAGATCTGCTCTGCGATGGCAGGGCTGCCGCCAAAGGCGTAACCCTCCAAGCCTTCGTCGGTGACAATCGTGAGCAGCGTTTGAGTCGCATCGTGTTCAGTACCAGGATGTCCGTGACCCTCTGAGTCACTAACTTGGTTCGACTTATATTTGAATGTTTGGGTTTTTACGTCTACAATCTTCATTATGGTTTGCCTTTTACGTTTTGCGCATCACATATTTTACTGGCACAACTTCTCGATCATCCCGAACAGATTTTGCAGACAGATCCGAGAAGCTTCCTCGCCTGCTTCGGAGAACGCAGTCCCACCCGGACGGTTGAGCAGATCATCCTCAATCTTTGAAGTTGGACGCCAATGCGTTTCCAAGCAGAGGTGTCCCTCGTAACCGTCGTCAACAAATGCCTGGAGTTGTCTCTGCCAATCGATCACGCCTTCACCGACCGGGACCGATTCCATCTCGCCCGTTTCAGGATTTTTGCCAGCGTCCTTCAGATGGGCATGCACCATCAACGGTCTGAGTCTTTCATAGGCGTTGGGATAGGGCGGCTCGCCTTCCGCGTGGGCTTCGTTCGCCGGATCCCAGATAGCGCGGATATTGGGAGAATCAATTTCGCGGATAAATCGTTCTGTCAGTTTAGCGGTTGATAGGGAAGTTGAGGCTTCGTTTTCCATCCCTAAAATCATCCCCTCTCCACTCGCCATCCGAACAGGTTCATCATAGGCACCGATAATCTCGTCCCATCGTTCCTCGACGTTGTCCGTTTTCCAAAAAACGAAAGTGCGGATAAGGTTGATATCAAATGCTTTCGCCACCTCGATACACCGCTTAAGAATTCCAAGATGCTCCTGCCGTTCCTGTGGATTGTCAATATCACATTTGAAGAACGGCGAGGCAATTCCGACGATTTGAACCCCCGTTCCATCAAGGATCTGTTTCATCGCATTGATGTCGTCCTCCGTGAGTTCCTGCGGCGGCTTATCCCACACGGATCGGATCTCAATTGAGTCAAGATTCAACTCCTTTGCGACATTGACAACAGTTTGAAAATCTTGTGAAATCTCATCACCAATAGCACCTATTTTGAACATTGCTTTCTCCTTACGTACAAAGCGCAGTGAATTTTAATTTACGCTTCACTCAACGATATGAATGCCCTCCATCCGGGAAAATTCCTTGCTGCACTTCTAGCTTATAGTGCGTTACAGCCCGGTGGATTTCTTTCCGCATATTTGCATACTGCTTGACGAATGACGGCGTGCGGTCAAAAAGCCCAAGTATATCATGGAGCACCAACACCTGCCCATCACAGGCAGCCCCCGCGCCGATACCGATTGTCGGAATCTGCAGCGATTGCGTGATTTTTCCGCCTAGCTTCTCTGGAATAGATTCAAGAACAATTGCAAAGCAGCCAGCGGCTTCAAGCGCCTTTGCGTCATCAGCAATCAGCATGGCTTCGGACTGCTTACGTCCATGCACCCGAAATTTCTCACTCGTCTGCGGCAATAGCCCAACATGTCCCATCACCGGAATACCATCGCCGACAATGGCTTTGACAATCTCCGGTTTATTGCCCTCAAATTTCACCGTATCAGCACCGGCATCACAAAGGGCGCGCGCATTTTTGACCGCCTGCTCCGGTGTTTCATAAGCCTGATGCGGAAGATCCGCTACAAGTAAGCATGTGGCATTGGCTCGTGCCACGATTCGGGTGTGGTGGAGCATATCCGCCATCGTAACCGATCGCGTGTCTTCATAACCCAAAACTACCATACCGAGCGAATCGCCGACAAGGATGATATCGATCCCAGCATCGTTGAGGATACGCGCTGTCGGGTAGTCATACGCGGTCAGCATCGCAACTTTTTGTCCGTTTTGTTTCATGGACTGAATGAGATCGATTGTTTTTTTCATTGTGTTTCACGGTTTTCTTTTATTGTTCCGATTCTGATTGCGAGACGAGTGCCAAACGACACACCCTAAACTTTCCCTCGATCTCCTTGAACGCTGTGCAAAACGACATAGCTTCTAAGTGGAGTTTCTTATAATCTCGATTCATACCCTCTCAATGTGGTTATCTTACGATTAGAACTCAAAGACGCACTCCATCAACGCCCACCATTCCTCCGGCTTTCTTTCAGGCACTGGCTCTTGATAGGTCCGCATCAATTCATCCCACTCACGGCAGCGTGGGTGCTGTTCGAGATATCGTGGAAAATCCTTTTCAACCTCAAACTCATCGACCGTCTCCATTGCCATGAACATCCTGTGACCTAGCAGGTAGATGTTCATCTTCGTGATCCCAATCGTGTGCAGGCTCTCTAGAACTTCGGGCCAAACGTTGCTGTGATATTCTTTGTATTTTTCGATAATCTCCGGATCATCTTTCAAATTGATTGCCAAACCAAAATGTCTCATTCCTGTCTCCTTCATTGTGGAAATGGGCCTGAGGGTGTGTAAAGTCTTCGTATAATTATCACTGAATTATTATGGTTTGTCAATAGCAATCTCACGAGCCAGAATTCCTGTTGACATGAGATCCTGTAGTAAGTATAATGCAGTAGATTGTCAGGCACGGCGGAATCCTCAGAGAAGGGGCGGTAAAAGTCTATAAACTCGCATTAGCAGGGGTGTAATCATGTCGAAAAAGCAAAAAGATAAAGCAGCTAAAAAGCAGAAAGACCAGCAAATTGAAAAAGATTTCATCAGGCTCCAACCGACGGATAAGCCTGTAGAAGAACGAAAGAAATTGAAGCGTAAGTTCTATGAGAAAGAGCTAGCTCGACTTCAGATAGAGTTAATCAAACTCCAAGAACATATCCTGAACAAGGGCTTAAAGGTAGTCGCGATCTTTGAAGGACGTGATTCCGCAGGCAAGGGCGGAACCATCCAGCGAATTACGGAACCACTGAATCCACGGATCTGCCGAGTGGTCGCGTTGGGCACCCCAACCGAGCGTGAGAAAACGCAATGGTATTTTCAACGATATGTTCCCCATCTGCCGGCCGCTGGTGAGATAGTGTTTTTTGATCGAAGTTGGTACAATCGCGCCGGGGTCGAGCGAGTAATGGGTTTTTGTAATGCGGAAGAATATCATGAGTTTTTACGTTCTTGCCCCGAATTTGAGCGGATGTTGGTGCACTCCGGGATTATTTTAATCAAATATTGGTTATCTGTAGATGCGGATGAGCAGGAACGCCGTTTCAGAAGGCGGATTAAAAATCCAGCCAAACGTTGGAAACTCAGTGCGATGGATATGGAATCTCGTAGAAGATGGGTTGATTATTCCCGGGCCAAAGATGAGATGTTTAAGTATACAGATATCAAACAAGCCCCTTGGTATGTGGTTGATGCCCATGACAAAAAACGTGCGCGCCTCAACTGCATTCATCACCTGTTGAGTCTGATTCCCTACGAGGCCCTACCCTACCAAAAGCTAGAATTACCATCTCTCCAAGAAGATAACGGATACATGCGGCCACCCATGACAGACCAAACTCTTGTACCGGAAATGTACCCATAAGTTCGTAAACCCAACCCACACCCACTTATAACGCAGTTGTGCATAACTTTAGGTGGCAATCTATGTTATAAATATTTGCTTAACATAAGTTTGGTATACTATATATAGTTGGCCATTAAATAATATAATACTATATATTGTGTAAATATTGCAGAAAACTCAATTTTTTGTAACTTTTGTGTAGGTGTTCACGTTTCGTATGACGAACTTACCGAGACACCTATTGTACTATTATATTAATGTGTGACTAAGGAGAGCTTGTAAATGCCCAAACATCATACTTACGTCGCAACCTGCGTAAAAGAGGCGCCGCTCCAGTGGGGAATTGAACTTGAAGCGCTAGAGAATCCAGTACCATCCAAAATTGTGCGGTTTCCAAATTTGACGCAACCGCTTACCAAAGCGCCATATTTTCAGTCAGACTGCGATCCGATAGCTTATTTTAAACAGCTGGTCAGAGGTATGCCAGAGATGCTTCGAGACTATCACGCACGAACCCTCAGACAGATTCAGGGACAAATGAATCAATTGGAAGTCGGCGATTGCTGCCACGTCAAGATTTCATACATTGATAGTAGAGGGGGAGTCAGTCCCTATAAGTACAACATTGAGCTTATTGATACCCCACCTTGTGAATCGCACCGTAACTGCTCAGACACAGCAGATTCTGGGGATGTGGAACTACCTTCTGCTGCACCGAGCATAGATAACCTCTACCCTCCTTTCATGGACGAAATAGGCGCGGACTGGGGAGAATCCAGTGATCTCCCTAGCGATAACCAGTTGGATGTGCCGATCTCTAACGACAGAGATCCACTCGAACTCATCACCCAGTTACACGAGGAGATCCAGGAACTACAAGGCGATTTGGACCGAATCAAGGATAGAATTGCGGAAGCAGTAGTCCCAGCTTACCAAAGTTTGGGACAGCAGGTAGTGACGGAGTCAGAGGAAGCTGTGGAAGAAACCGCGGAAGTTGATGAAGTAGGAGGAGTTGATTCGGACCTACCGGTGGCAGCAGATAATCAACGAAAGGAAATACTCCTCAATTTAGATGAGCAGTCTGCAATCGAATACATAATCAACCAGCAGTTGGCCACCGAATCGCAGCTGAGAGATGTGTGCCATCTTTCCAATCCGATCCGCGTGATGAACTGTTTGATTGAAAAGATGGAGCGGTGTAATTTTCCTTGGATCTCCACAGAAGAGAGCCAAAATGGAGAGCTTATTTATATGTGGAGTGCTCCAGAGTGATTAAGTTTAGTCACGTTTCACACTGTTCGCATAAATGTCGGCGATAATCGCATTTGTCTTTAACCCTTCCTCCCCCTTACAGCGGACTAACACACCTGTACGCATCTGATTGACGAGAGCTTCAACTAACCCTGTGTGCATATACGGCAATGGAGGTTGGTCGAATGACTCGATCTTGTCCTTCGTCTGAAGCGTCAGGTTTCCGCTGTTGAGGGGATTGCAGCGCAAACTTCCTTCCGTACCGTAGACCTCAACTTCGTCAATCGAAACGCCAACATTCCAGTTGATATTCGCGACGGCATGTGTCCCGTTTTCAAAGCGTAAGGTAAAAATGGCAGAATCATCAACTGGATGAGGCAAATAGACGTTTTCTGCGTACCCAGAAACAGACGTCACCTCTCCCAACAAATACATCAGCAGATCAATCCGGTGACTCCCCAGATCCATCAAAACACCGCCACCACTAATTTTCGGATCAGTGCGCCATGCACCCCACTCATGGCTGCTTGGATCATAAGAAGCGGTGTGATTGATTCTCCCTAGCACAACTTCCCCGATCGCTCCCGACTCCATCAATTCCTTCATTTTTACGATATTCGGAAAGAAAGGTCTGTAATAAGCGATTGTGAGCGTGACGTTGTTCTCACGGCAGGCATCGACCATCTGCTGGCACTCGGCGACATTCATCCCCATCGGCTTTTCACAGAGAACATGCTTCCCTGCCTCCGCGGCGAGAAGCGTTTGTTCGCAATGCAGGTAAGGCGGTGTTGCGATATAGACTGCATTAATCTCGTCATCCGCTAACAGCCTTTCAACCGTGTGATAAGCGCGTTTCGCGCCATGTCTCGCTGCAAAATCCTCTGCCTTCTCTCTGTCACGGCGCATCACCGCAATGAGTTCAGAACCTTCAACCGTGTAGAGCGGGGGACCACCTTTGTACTCTGCCACATCTCCACAACCAAGTATTCCCCATCGTAGTAATGTCATAGCTTCCTCTTTGCAAATTGAATCAAGTGAACTGTTGATTTTCGTCCAATAACCCCTTACTGCTGCAGCCTGTTCAACCAATTTTGAACGCGGAGTTGTAGAAACGCCTGCGCCCTGCCTGACCAGAGATAATCAAGCGTCAACCCTCGAAAAACTGGCATAGGACTCATCTGAAGACGTAGGTCTTCGGTAAATTCTTCAAGCGATTGATTGCCCAATCCATGCGACAATCGCTGCAACAAGGTCGCTGCATCGGCAAGGTCTCTGACAGAGTCGTGTGTTTCCGTGAGGGCGTTGAACCCTGTCACTGCATCATCTAGATCTGATTCGCGCCGATCGCTCCACCACCGGTCAAGCGACTCCACCGCTGATGCAAAGTGGGTTCCTTCATCTCGAAATTCTTCTCGCCGCTGCGGATTGCAAACATACTCGCCAAGTTCTGTGAGGATAGATTCTCTCAACTGCGTCGGATTCAATTGCCTGCGAAAAAAATAGTAATCCCCCGGATACTGCGTATAAGGCGTCAACCGATAGGCGAGCGAGGCAGTATGTTTTTCCTCAAGTCCTTTCTTAAGCCACGCATCAATCTGTTGCAACTTGGGTTCAGGCAAGACATTATTCGACTCAAATCCACCCTCCGGATCAAGGAAGAATGCGAGCGGCAAAGGGACCAATCCATGTTCCCGCATGATGTCAATCGTTTCATATTCGACACTTCGAATGATTACCGCGCTTCCTTCGGGTAGCTCTGTCGCAATTCGATGGCGCAGGTTTGGGTGGGGTGCAAAACCATTTCGTCCAGCTTCAATGTTTTCAATCCACCAAGGGCAAACTGTGACCGCCGCTCTGCCGTCAATGACTTTAGACAGGGTATGTAGGGTATCTAACATGACCCTCAGGTAGTCCCGGCACTCCGAACAGATACAGGCCCCCGGATCCGCAAACCAGAGAACAAAACTATCCGCTACGTCCGCGAAGGTATCGATCAAATATTCCTGATAAGGCAGGATGCGTTCTTTCCCGCGCTGCCAGCAGAGGGTGATGCCGGTGTAATTGACATCTTCCGCTCGCATTTGAGGGTAGCGCAGCCATGTCAGGGGCGGCACGGTTCCGCTTGAAAAGCCGACATGGGTTTCCATCCCCATCACGCGGGCATACGCCAGCGCGTCGTGCCAGACCTGATAACGCCACGCATTGGAAGCCAACCCCGGCTCGTCCGGATGGTAATACTGCGTGGGCCAAATATAGACCTTCAACAAATTGCAGCCCGCTGCATTGAGCAGTTCAATATACCATTTCCAATCGTCGAGGTTCCAAGTATCCGTCGTTAACGGCGCGATGTTCCACGGAATGCTTGAAGCGTACACACCCCGTATTGTGTACGGCGTATCATCGTCGGCAAAATTGCGAACCATCCGAAACTGGACATCATCCCCGGTTCTCCCGACGAGCCGATAGCCCTGTTTGGCATAGATGCGGATCGCCCGATAATTCTCCCGATAACAGGTCAACACGAGTCCCTGCTTCCCACGTTCGCGAGCAATGCCTTCGATCTGTTGCATCAGCCTTTGACCGATACCTCTGTTGTGAAAGGCATCGACGATTCCAATCCCCAAACCCGGATAACCATCTCCCTCTCTATCAACGTACCAAACATGCCCAACCAACTTTTCGTCGCTAAATGCACCAATATGGACGCAGCTTGGATTGTGGAGTTCCCCTGCAACTTTTGCGACTGCGTCTTGATCAAAGGGGTATGGATGATAAAAAGAGCGACTCGCCTCGGAAAGGCCCTCGAAGAAAGCGGAAATCTTCGGAATATCGGCATCGGTGAGGAAGCGGATGGCTAAATTTGTTGTGTTGTCGCCCATAATGCCCTCTCGCGTTGGGTAGAGAAGCCCCTTTGATTTAGTCGGAAATTCCCCCTGTCGCACGCAGCAGGGTTTCCTGCACAAGCAGTTCATGCGACATCGGTCGATCCGGTGGCTGCTTCCCTTCGATGGTTGCTATAAAGGCGTCTAATTCCAGTTCATAAGTTCTACCACGACCCTCCCCGTCTATCTTCACAATCTGCTCGCCTTCTTGGTAGCCATCTTTCGCCTCTGACAAACAGAGACGGATTTGCAGACCGGGTTCAAAAGGTTCGACAATAATCGCGCTCCCCTGACTGCCGTACACCTCAAAACGACGCGCCGCTGGTTGGGTTTCCATCGCGGCGATGTCGATAAAGGCAAGGGCATTTTCAAACTCAAATACCCCTAGAGTATTATCCTGAAACGCCGATACTGAGCCTGCGTCGTTCCGTAAAAATGAAGTTACCTTCACCGGACGCCCCAAGATCCAGACAACCTGGTCGAGCATGTGACCGCCCAAATCAAAAAAGATGCCGCCCTGATGCGTGTTGCTGATCCGAGTTCGGGCATCTTCAGTTATATTCGTGGACATATGAGCACGCACAGCGAACACATCGCCCAGAAAGCCCGACTTTGCCCAGCTAGCAACCTGCTTGAAAGCGGAATGATAGCGCAGCATATAGCCCATCTGAATGAGCAGCTCCTTGTCTTCCGCATCCGCGACCACCTGCTGCCATTGCGTCCAGTTATCGCCTGCAGGTTTATCATACCAGACGTGCTTGCCCGCATTGACAATCTCCTCGGTCTGATCGAGACTTTCCGCATTGAGACCCTCGGAGGTAATCGCTACAATGCTCTCATCCTCCAACATCTCGCTCTTGTCGTCGAACCAGTGAACACCCTCAAAAGCAGCGCCACCCGATCCTTCCAGTGAGGCGCGCTGCTGCGGGTCAGGTTCAAAAACCCCTGCGATTTCGACATCGTCGTTTACCTGCATCGCCAGCAATTTGCCGGAAGCGTGTCCATGTTTCGTTCCATACTGAGCCATTCGTATTTTTGCCATTCTTCTCTCCCAAATTTTCGTTAGGATTTCGTCCCCATTCAATCGGGGTTTATAGCCACTTGCCCAAAGGGTTAATGTGCTCTAACTATACTCAGAAATCCGTACTGTGTCAAGCACTTTGAATTGGTGATAAGAATTCCTGCTTGTGCAAGGTATGACAATAGAGTATCATAGAAAATGTCTATCAGGATTCGCCACTATTCCGCTATGTACCTATCAAACTCATTCTATACGATTGAGAGGAAATTTCATGCAAAATTCTTCAAGCTACGGCACAATCCTCATTGTCATTGATGGTTGCCGTCCCGATGGCATCCAACAGGCAAATACACCAAACATTGATACCCTAATTGCGCGCGGGGCTTACACTTTCAATGCGCAGAGCGTTGTCCCATCCTCTACGCTACCGTGTCACACCTCAATGTTTCGCGGCGTAACACCATCACGGCACGGTATCACAACCAATACATGGGTCCCGATGGTGCGCCCGGTGCCGAGTATCGTTGAGGCCGCTCATGCAATGAAAAAGAAGACAGCATTTATCTATAACTGGGAGCAGCTCCGCGATCTGGCAGCGCCGGGTTCGCTCGATTTTTCCTATTTCAGGGAGAACCTTGACGATCCGGAGGGTGATCTAACGATAGCGCAGATCGCAGCGGAACACCTGATTGCTGAACAACCGGATTTCTGCTTCGTCTATTTGGGCGTGGTGGATATTGTAGGACATCGACATGCCTGGATGTCTGAGGAATATATTGAACAGATTGGTATTGCAGACCAAGCAATCGGGATTTTACTCGAAGAACTCGAAAAGGCAAACCTTTTGGAACACTACTTTATTCTCGTCCAGAGCGACCATGGTGGGCACGGAAAGAGTCATGGAACGGATCTACCAGAAGATTTGACAATTCCGTGGATAGCAGCCGGACCGAAGATTAAGCAGACTGGCGAGATCAAAGAACTAGTGCGAATCTTTGACACTGCCCCGACGCTCGCTCATGTTCTCGATCTGCCATTGTCCGAAGATTGGGAAGGACAGCCAATTATGCAGATTTTTTGATTATCGCGTTAATCGGAAGTCCCTTCAAATGCTAGCACACGCAGCGGAATGGCATCCGTGCCAAGGACAGGCAGCGGCTGTGCAAAAACGTACACACGATTCTCGCTGAGATCTTCCAAATGCGCGAGGCTCTCGATTAACGGAATACCCCGGTCAAACAAAATATGGTGGTTAATCAATTCGCGGCTGCCCGGCACCTCAAGCCCAGGGCTGTCGAT is part of the Candidatus Poribacteria bacterium genome and harbors:
- a CDS encoding Gfo/Idh/MocA family oxidoreductase, producing the protein MAKIRMAQYGTKHGHASGKLLAMQVNDDVEIAGVFEPDPQQRASLEGSGGAAFEGVHWFDDKSEMLEDESIVAITSEGLNAESLDQTEEIVNAGKHVWYDKPAGDNWTQWQQVVADAEDKELLIQMGYMLRYHSAFKQVASWAKSGFLGDVFAVRAHMSTNITEDARTRISNTHQGGIFFDLGGHMLDQVVWILGRPVKVTSFLRNDAGSVSAFQDNTLGVFEFENALAFIDIAAMETQPAARRFEVYGSQGSAIIVEPFEPGLQIRLCLSEAKDGYQEGEQIVKIDGEGRGRTYELELDAFIATIEGKQPPDRPMSHELLVQETLLRATGGISD
- a CDS encoding alkaline phosphatase family protein: MQNSSSYGTILIVIDGCRPDGIQQANTPNIDTLIARGAYTFNAQSVVPSSTLPCHTSMFRGVTPSRHGITTNTWVPMVRPVPSIVEAAHAMKKKTAFIYNWEQLRDLAAPGSLDFSYFRENLDDPEGDLTIAQIAAEHLIAEQPDFCFVYLGVVDIVGHRHAWMSEEYIEQIGIADQAIGILLEELEKANLLEHYFILVQSDHGGHGKSHGTDLPEDLTIPWIAAGPKIKQTGEIKELVRIFDTAPTLAHVLDLPLSEDWEGQPIMQIF